In a single window of the Leptospiraceae bacterium genome:
- a CDS encoding glycosyltransferase, with protein sequence MILHLNNSRTWRGGEQQLYYLINGLAEKNIPQILIGQPGSELESRIGNKIPFFPIRMLGEYDLLAARKIVKIVKENNVKLIHTHTGAAHGLGLMTKVFLPQLKLVVSRRVDFHINKNPLSKQKYHSQKIDYFLTVSNRIKEVLIEDGVDPEKVVTVYSGIDLTKFAEPGDKKKLLQEFQLSKDTVIIGNVAALVDHKDHETLLRAVPRIQTEKNYIFFIVGAGELESKLKTLTKELGIEDKVIFTGFRNDIKDFYALFDIFTLTSKEEGLGTSVLDAMANKLPIVATNGGGIGEMLQDGKGSLLASVGDYTKLAEHYTRLIDNPTLRTEYGKKNKESVKAFSIENTIQKTILVYNSLL encoded by the coding sequence ATGATACTTCATTTAAACAATTCTAGAACTTGGCGTGGCGGAGAGCAGCAATTATACTATCTCATTAATGGACTTGCCGAGAAAAATATTCCTCAAATTCTAATCGGTCAACCCGGCTCAGAATTAGAGTCACGCATTGGTAATAAAATTCCATTTTTTCCCATACGTATGCTTGGAGAATATGATCTCTTAGCCGCACGGAAAATTGTGAAGATAGTCAAGGAAAATAACGTAAAACTGATTCATACACACACAGGCGCCGCTCACGGTCTAGGTCTTATGACAAAAGTGTTTTTACCACAATTAAAACTTGTAGTCTCTAGAAGAGTAGATTTTCATATCAATAAAAATCCTTTGAGTAAACAAAAATACCATTCGCAAAAGATTGATTACTTTCTCACAGTATCAAATCGAATCAAAGAAGTATTGATTGAAGACGGAGTAGATCCAGAAAAGGTAGTCACAGTTTATAGTGGAATTGACTTAACTAAATTTGCGGAACCAGGGGATAAGAAGAAGTTGCTGCAAGAATTTCAACTTTCTAAAGATACTGTAATCATTGGCAATGTTGCAGCACTAGTAGATCACAAAGATCATGAGACTTTACTGCGAGCCGTTCCTCGAATTCAAACAGAAAAGAATTATATTTTCTTTATCGTCGGTGCCGGCGAGTTAGAATCAAAGCTAAAGACTCTGACGAAAGAATTAGGGATTGAAGACAAAGTAATTTTTACTGGATTCAGAAATGATATAAAAGATTTCTACGCTCTGTTTGATATTTTTACCCTCACATCTAAAGAAGAAGGACTTGGAACCTCTGTATTAGATGCAATGGCAAATAAACTTCCTATTGTAGCGACTAACGGTGGAGGAATTGGAGAAATGCTCCAGGATGGAAAAGGCTCTTTACTAGCATCCGTCGGAGATTACACCAAATTAGCCGAACACTACACTCGACTTATAGACAATCCAACACTTAGAACCGAATACGGTAAAAAAAATAAAGAAAGCGTCAAAGCATTCTCAATTGAAAATACAATTCAAAAAACAATCTTAGTATACAATTCTCTTCTATAA
- a CDS encoding type III polyketide synthase, with the protein MSYIQSVARETPSTTVKQDEVREFAKAIFKNSSLDIERYLPVFEHSKIKSRPVLKDISWYGETKSFKDKNELFVIHATEMAEKSARLAIEKANLLPSEIDIIIVVTSSGFVTPTLDARLIDLLGLSTDVKRIPIIGLGCAGGANSIARAGELSTLYPDKNILVITVETCTLTFRPADKRKSNLIALSLFSDGSSSMIVSGKEKKKSIQIKTNASRKWRDSLDVMGWEIEMDGLQVVFDKSIPGLIAKNFREFYMKFINQNKINKEDIKHHLFHPGGAKVIEAFSKALEIGEDNFYYSLKVLQEYGNISSPTIFFVIEEFLKEQNFSSGEHGLFSAMGPGFSSDIILFTTT; encoded by the coding sequence ATGAGTTACATCCAATCCGTCGCAAGAGAAACTCCCTCCACCACTGTTAAACAAGATGAAGTTAGAGAATTTGCGAAAGCAATTTTCAAAAACTCAAGCTTAGACATAGAAAGATACTTACCAGTATTCGAGCATTCCAAAATAAAATCAAGACCTGTATTAAAAGATATTTCTTGGTATGGGGAAACAAAATCCTTCAAAGACAAGAATGAACTGTTTGTCATCCATGCAACGGAGATGGCAGAAAAATCGGCTCGCCTTGCCATTGAAAAAGCAAACCTACTTCCAAGTGAAATTGATATTATAATCGTTGTAACTAGCTCAGGATTTGTTACTCCCACTCTTGATGCAAGACTCATCGACTTACTTGGATTATCCACTGATGTGAAACGAATACCGATTATTGGATTAGGCTGTGCGGGTGGAGCAAATAGCATTGCACGTGCAGGTGAACTTTCTACATTATACCCGGACAAAAACATTTTAGTTATTACAGTTGAAACCTGCACACTTACATTTCGCCCTGCTGATAAAAGAAAATCTAATCTTATCGCATTATCTCTATTCTCCGATGGCTCTAGCTCTATGATTGTCTCTGGAAAAGAAAAAAAGAAATCTATTCAAATCAAAACAAATGCTTCTAGAAAGTGGAGAGATTCTTTAGATGTAATGGGATGGGAAATTGAAATGGACGGCTTACAAGTAGTATTCGACAAATCCATTCCGGGACTCATAGCAAAAAACTTTCGTGAGTTCTATATGAAATTTATCAATCAAAACAAAATCAATAAGGAAGATATTAAACATCATCTATTCCATCCCGGCGGAGCTAAAGTGATTGAAGCATTCTCCAAAGCTTTAGAAATAGGAGAAGATAATTTTTATTACTCATTGAAAGTCTTACAAGAGTATGGAAATATTTCTTCTCCTACAATATTCTTTGTAATAGAAGAATTCTTAAAAGAACAGAATTTTAGCAGCGGAGAACATGGATTATTCTCTGCGATGGGTCCTGGCTTTTCGTCTGATATTATTTTATTTACTACAACCTGA
- a CDS encoding ATP-binding protein — translation MSEKDLFIQMADNSYVMFLPPDMESVRQFRKQLRVSLAQNGFGEDDISQIVLAADEALTNSITANVSNHSEETIICRWRIVDAKFTLLILDYGRGLKISESVSDDYEPSPRNLDNYLGDIKQHQSSSAGKLPFGGIDKPHKNMGKGLKIIRSLMDTVKILYHNNETITDNPLDNKINGSIVELEFNAETKHKN, via the coding sequence ATGTCAGAAAAAGATTTATTCATTCAGATGGCAGACAACTCCTATGTCATGTTTTTACCTCCTGACATGGAATCAGTTCGTCAGTTCAGAAAACAACTAAGAGTAAGTTTAGCTCAGAATGGGTTTGGCGAGGATGATATTTCGCAAATTGTTCTTGCAGCTGATGAAGCTCTTACAAATTCCATTACAGCTAACGTATCCAATCATAGTGAGGAAACCATTATTTGCCGATGGCGGATTGTAGATGCCAAATTTACTCTACTCATTTTAGATTATGGACGCGGTTTGAAAATCAGCGAGTCAGTCAGTGATGACTATGAGCCTTCTCCTCGAAACCTCGATAACTATCTTGGCGATATAAAACAGCATCAATCTAGCAGTGCAGGTAAACTTCCCTTTGGCGGAATAGACAAACCACACAAAAACATGGGCAAAGGTCTTAAAATTATTCGCAGTCTCATGGATACCGTAAAAATTCTTTACCATAACAACGAGACTATCACGGATAATCCCTTGGACAATAAAATCAACGGATCTATCGTCGAATTAGAATTTAACGCTGAGACAAAACACAAAAACTAA
- a CDS encoding GNAT family N-acetyltransferase: MIHIKEIDTPEELAIAFSIRREVFILEQNVPIEEEYDEFEATSRHFLAVLDEIPAGTARMRSTPKGIKLERFSVLSDYRGKKLGTELVKNLLTKCKNELDSKVYLYAQIAAQKFYERLGFEARGEIFLDAGIKHIEMHYKEKRS; the protein is encoded by the coding sequence ATGATACATATAAAAGAAATCGATACACCAGAAGAACTTGCTATTGCCTTTTCGATTCGACGCGAAGTATTCATTCTAGAACAAAATGTTCCAATTGAAGAGGAATATGATGAGTTTGAAGCAACCTCTCGTCATTTCCTGGCAGTTCTCGATGAGATTCCCGCGGGAACTGCACGAATGCGCTCTACTCCAAAAGGTATTAAACTGGAAAGATTTTCAGTGTTAAGTGATTATCGGGGGAAAAAACTAGGAACCGAGTTAGTAAAAAATTTATTGACTAAATGTAAGAATGAATTAGATTCAAAAGTCTATTTGTATGCTCAAATTGCAGCTCAAAAGTTTTATGAAAGACTTGGCTTTGAAGCCAGAGGAGAGATTTTCCTAGACGCCGGTATCAAACACATAGAAATGCATTACAAAGAAAAAAGGTCTTGA
- a CDS encoding quinone-dependent dihydroorotate dehydrogenase produces MLNPRELIYETTLKQFFFRLNPENAHELSKNLLQFANSLPFVFPILEKLTTFESSRLQINVAGINFKNPLGMGAGFDKTGELYPFLAKLGFGHVEIGTITGEEQPGNPKPRIFRYEKDSALVNRMGFNNPGSDKAYDTIQKQIKTIPRGINAGKTKLVPIENAVDDYIRTFKKLSSLGDYGVINISSPNTPGLRSFQEKDAFINLIQGIKKGLGGDFLIPTFIKLAPDLDDHAIEELLDIILDFKLAGVILTNTTIDKKSLSSYNSVEDGGISGAPVRKRSTDIIRLAFKKLKGRIPIIGVGGIDSGEAALEKIQAGASLFQIYTGYIYKGPLLPYSILEYLDKFMKRQGVVHISELIGSEAKFVKT; encoded by the coding sequence ATGCTTAACCCCAGAGAATTAATATATGAAACTACTCTCAAACAATTTTTCTTTCGTTTAAATCCAGAAAATGCACATGAGCTATCCAAGAACTTATTACAATTCGCGAATTCTCTCCCCTTTGTTTTTCCTATTCTAGAAAAACTAACAACCTTCGAAAGTTCTCGCCTTCAAATAAACGTAGCTGGGATTAATTTCAAGAATCCTCTCGGAATGGGAGCGGGTTTTGATAAGACAGGAGAGTTGTATCCCTTCCTGGCTAAACTTGGATTCGGACATGTAGAGATCGGCACTATCACAGGCGAAGAACAACCCGGTAATCCTAAGCCAAGAATCTTTCGCTATGAAAAAGATTCTGCTCTAGTGAATCGAATGGGATTTAATAACCCCGGCTCAGACAAAGCATACGATACGATTCAAAAACAAATAAAAACAATTCCAAGAGGAATCAACGCCGGCAAAACGAAATTAGTCCCTATTGAGAATGCAGTAGACGATTATATCAGAACATTTAAAAAGCTATCCAGTTTAGGTGACTACGGTGTAATCAATATTAGCTCCCCGAATACACCGGGGCTGAGAAGTTTTCAAGAAAAAGATGCATTTATAAATTTGATACAGGGAATCAAAAAAGGACTCGGAGGAGATTTTTTAATTCCTACCTTTATTAAGCTTGCCCCTGATTTAGATGACCATGCGATTGAGGAGTTACTAGATATTATCCTTGATTTCAAGCTAGCTGGCGTTATCCTCACAAATACAACGATTGACAAAAAATCACTTTCTAGTTATAATTCTGTCGAAGACGGAGGAATATCAGGAGCACCGGTAAGAAAGCGGTCTACAGATATAATTCGACTTGCCTTTAAAAAACTAAAAGGTAGAATTCCAATCATTGGTGTCGGAGGAATTGATTCAGGAGAAGCCGCACTCGAAAAAATCCAAGCGGGTGCTAGTCTGTTTCAAATCTATACAGGTTATATTTACAAAGGTCCCCTTCTACCCTACTCAATTTTGGAATACCTCGATAAGTTCATGAAAAGACAGGGCGTTGTTCATATTTCCGAATTAATTGGCTCTGAAGCAAAGTTTGTAAAAACATGA